The proteins below are encoded in one region of Styela clava chromosome 4, kaStyClav1.hap1.2, whole genome shotgun sequence:
- the LOC120326155 gene encoding organic cation/carnitine transporter 2-like isoform X1, with product MEFENVLNRLGKFGSFQKRVCVMLFFAGIPNAFPNIMFTYTQYQPKFHCAVPPAFGNVSKNSTEYEQLLNLTVPWESDGLGGMRRSECEMFDMASFNQTNSSLSWEPKKIPCTNGWEYENMDTVTSEFDLVCKGSWKPPFVITLYMIGMALAAFSGILSDKFGRRPVFLFFTFGQFLMTGVTGFSWNFESYAISTLVVGFFGLVNYVVSYVFATEMMGVKRQLMVGMLCCIAYSVGYTMSPILGYFFPSWRWYLRSNAILGLFYLPLLWFFPESLRWLMVSGREKEAKQLLKYIADTNGKSIDVDDIYNKFHIALEEAKRSKGALMAKKHIDMKKESNYLHLLKNPTMRLRCAVLCLSWFVTSLVYFAISLNPSQLSGDRLMNIFLSGIVELPSFVVSFILPDKIGRIRTLFFFLVTSGSCCVISPFLRADYPIVTTVLVLTGKCAITGVFNVVYLLASEISPTLVRTTSLGVASVCARIGGITMPYLMFVGENDQIRYVPFVVMGSLALVTAVFNILFMPETAGVPMPNTINEAVENKRIFGINICRKFEDTEPEEEEKLQLA from the exons ATGGAGTTCGAAAACGTTTTGAATCGCCTTGGAAAATTCGGTTCTTTTCAAAAGAGAGTTTGTGTGATGCTGTTTTTTGCAGGAATTCCAAATGCATTTCCCAATATCATGTTCACTTATACACAATACCAACCAAAGTTTCATTGTGCTGTACCACCCGCCTTTGGCAACGTTTCAAAG AATTCCACTGAATATGAGCAACTTCTCAACCTGACTGTACCATGGGAAAGTGATGGACTTGGTGGAATGAGGAGAAGTGAATGCGAAATGTTCGATATGGCTTCCTTCAATCAAACGAACTCCTCGTTATCCTGGGAACCCAAGAAGATACCGTGTACCAATGGTTGGGAATACGAAAACATGGATACGGTTACATCAGAG TTCGATTTGGTGTGCAAAGGGTCGTGGAAGCCTCCATTTGTTATAACACTTTACATGATAGGGATGGCACTGGCAGCATTTTCTGGAATATTGTCGGATAA attTGGTAGACGACCTGTATTCCTGTTCTTCACGTTTGGGCAATTTTTGATGACCGGTGTGACAGGATTTTCTTGGAATTTCGAATCATATGCAATTTCCACTCTTGTCGTTGGATTCTTCGGATTAGTTAATTACGTCGTTTCCTATGTTTTTG CCACGGAAATGATGGGAGTGAAAAGACAACTGATGGTTGGAATGTTGTGTTGTATCGCTTACAGCGTTGGATACACCATGAGTCCTATCTTGGGATATTTTTTTCCGAGCTGGAGATGGTATTTGAGGTCCAACGCAATTCTCGGTCTATTTTATCTTCCGCTTCTCtg GTTTTTCCCAGAATCTCTTCGTTGGTTAATGGTGAGTGGAAGAGAAAAAGAAGCAAAACAACTGCTGAAATATATAGCAGATACGAATGGAAAGTCTATTGACGTTGACGATATTTACAACAAGTTCCACATTGCTTTA GAGGAAGCGAAGAGATCAAAAGGGGCATTAATGGCGAAGAAACATATTGACATGAAAAAAGAGTCGAATTATCTACATTTACTTAAAAACCCGACGATGAGATTGAGATGTGCTGTGCTGTGTCTATCTTG GTTTGTCACGAGTTTAGTCTATTTCGCCATTTCACTCAACCCTTCTCAATTGAGTGGAGATCGGCTGATGAACATATTCCTATCCGGAATTGTCGAACTTCCTTCATTTGTAGTTTCGTTTATACTGCCTGACAAAATAGGTCGAATTAGAACATTGTTCTTCTTTCTCGTCACAAGTGGATCTTGTTGTGTAATTTCTCCTTTTCTCAGAGCAG ATTATCCAATTGTTACAACAGTCTTGGTATTGACCGGAAAGTGTGCAATTACTGGGGTATTCAATGTGGTCTATCTCTTAGCTTCTGAAATATCTCCAACTTTGGTTCGTACAACTTCTTTAGGAGTAGCATCTGTATGCGCTCGGATTGGTGGAATAACAATGCCTTATTTGATGTTTGTGG GAGAAAATGATCAAATTCGTTACGTTCCGTTCGTTGTCATGGGATCATTAGCCTTGGTAACTGCAGTTTTCAACATACTCTTCATGCCTGAAACAGCGGGAGTTCCCATGCCTAATACAATAAATGAAGCAGTGGAGAACAAAAG GATATTCGGAATAAATATATGCAGGAAGTTTGAAGACACGGAACCCGAAGAGGAGGAAAAATTGCAACTAGcttga
- the LOC120326155 gene encoding organic cation/carnitine transporter 2-like isoform X2 produces the protein MVGNTKTWIRLHQRFGRRPVFLFFTFGQFLMTGVTGFSWNFESYAISTLVVGFFGLVNYVVSYVFATEMMGVKRQLMVGMLCCIAYSVGYTMSPILGYFFPSWRWYLRSNAILGLFYLPLLWFFPESLRWLMVSGREKEAKQLLKYIADTNGKSIDVDDIYNKFHIALEEAKRSKGALMAKKHIDMKKESNYLHLLKNPTMRLRCAVLCLSWFVTSLVYFAISLNPSQLSGDRLMNIFLSGIVELPSFVVSFILPDKIGRIRTLFFFLVTSGSCCVISPFLRADYPIVTTVLVLTGKCAITGVFNVVYLLASEISPTLVRTTSLGVASVCARIGGITMPYLMFVGENDQIRYVPFVVMGSLALVTAVFNILFMPETAGVPMPNTINEAVENKRIFGINICRKFEDTEPEEEEKLQLA, from the exons ATGGTTGGGAATACGAAAACATGGATACGGTTACATCAGAG attTGGTAGACGACCTGTATTCCTGTTCTTCACGTTTGGGCAATTTTTGATGACCGGTGTGACAGGATTTTCTTGGAATTTCGAATCATATGCAATTTCCACTCTTGTCGTTGGATTCTTCGGATTAGTTAATTACGTCGTTTCCTATGTTTTTG CCACGGAAATGATGGGAGTGAAAAGACAACTGATGGTTGGAATGTTGTGTTGTATCGCTTACAGCGTTGGATACACCATGAGTCCTATCTTGGGATATTTTTTTCCGAGCTGGAGATGGTATTTGAGGTCCAACGCAATTCTCGGTCTATTTTATCTTCCGCTTCTCtg GTTTTTCCCAGAATCTCTTCGTTGGTTAATGGTGAGTGGAAGAGAAAAAGAAGCAAAACAACTGCTGAAATATATAGCAGATACGAATGGAAAGTCTATTGACGTTGACGATATTTACAACAAGTTCCACATTGCTTTA GAGGAAGCGAAGAGATCAAAAGGGGCATTAATGGCGAAGAAACATATTGACATGAAAAAAGAGTCGAATTATCTACATTTACTTAAAAACCCGACGATGAGATTGAGATGTGCTGTGCTGTGTCTATCTTG GTTTGTCACGAGTTTAGTCTATTTCGCCATTTCACTCAACCCTTCTCAATTGAGTGGAGATCGGCTGATGAACATATTCCTATCCGGAATTGTCGAACTTCCTTCATTTGTAGTTTCGTTTATACTGCCTGACAAAATAGGTCGAATTAGAACATTGTTCTTCTTTCTCGTCACAAGTGGATCTTGTTGTGTAATTTCTCCTTTTCTCAGAGCAG ATTATCCAATTGTTACAACAGTCTTGGTATTGACCGGAAAGTGTGCAATTACTGGGGTATTCAATGTGGTCTATCTCTTAGCTTCTGAAATATCTCCAACTTTGGTTCGTACAACTTCTTTAGGAGTAGCATCTGTATGCGCTCGGATTGGTGGAATAACAATGCCTTATTTGATGTTTGTGG GAGAAAATGATCAAATTCGTTACGTTCCGTTCGTTGTCATGGGATCATTAGCCTTGGTAACTGCAGTTTTCAACATACTCTTCATGCCTGAAACAGCGGGAGTTCCCATGCCTAATACAATAAATGAAGCAGTGGAGAACAAAAG GATATTCGGAATAAATATATGCAGGAAGTTTGAAGACACGGAACCCGAAGAGGAGGAAAAATTGCAACTAGcttga
- the LOC120326147 gene encoding WD repeat-containing protein on Y chromosome-like has product MSENGHDGSGGKHSLPSDEKWTKRKLQNAATKATAFSGPARLDDDMKYDDLRNLETIFNDSSGETGLDMEQFRVAMKKTMGYHINDTELDMIFMKVDTNCDGTVDWDEYLSYMLLEYQEKENMVMFNSDLPFPQPMRSKSSNHLESICRIELLQSYTIRNNGKVELEDSSSRYITLSKEGVLNLWNLEWNLQKSTLLDGMRHNPRAVWFTDLVCMPNCNTIAVASTDYEISFYSMTTNMFQKKFQIKDMDCCALALSYHFDYSNVRRSILLWGDSSGSVYVLRFYDNPSLALFSSTSPSCLDNKISLSSLVKGHIHNLRVGRFLNVHPDWISELHYYVNAKRQEFLVTCCRSQRNSMVFAEITEKLTGNALKKVEMHRKSYFSVHNGVSCVAYDPEWNVIVSGSSDFNVRVWNPYVTNSSTMILKGHVMPVQKVYIRMSDHNIISVSKDKNIRIWDSQDYACKQSIHGHRVNLGRLDVTALLYNERRMELILGTNAIGVFTASSSSSNTIKKRGDPTSHTKPITKVLYNALFKQLVTGSEDSMVSIWDLKTGTKTMQFCTDFGVEITAMAFDPTKRRLITGSRNGSISLWNFNNGARLRTLRASDTLEVSSVLHAKNRIISSGWNKNVTVHHDSYTDESFRRMRMKHKDDVLSMDYHRQENILGTSSYDGEIYIWSLDVECVLLKFNMHVSILPIQEIKHGIGSNAKLTLPGRVSSSTQNAAQNNFVHLPVHLPWVVAAKQERREDKTELRNSEDSKDYGSLRKYPSDKAVNKIIFLQTRRSTNNVAVLFAATTCYVVAWSVHQRGGILGYFNAVKHSGEMILEMETDEENKILVTGDSRGYIRVWKIDNYCNGQDVVERRKRMKVGGFTNLFEGVDSKQAEAYREQHSYVPADFLPKLQTSFRGHCKAIMSIAFITDANLIASGAADCCVRLWTLSGRYIGTFGQKNNWHLEFPIKDSKLPVAMPNDVRRIASPTTLYTVKGGYHVQWKQVRHAVGFVGKTAGIFNKLKSKNEPPPEEDEIKRRFSSLSEDLVKAAKPGKRLSRQERRDSITFWMEDRPFSITNTFKKIDEVGCMYDRIEKEGITSKVLGRINYKPKQRHKQSDINANIKWIDKSAIVYSTLPCSELDEPIQVTIPDYFQKKIGMSKEVGALSRVANKLIERRRVIHTFTGKTPSTGTLSKPPKHSALDLEDQHENEDTASNSRASSGSSQKTKRVNFSEDF; this is encoded by the coding sequence ATGAGTGAAAACGGGCATGATGGTTCTGGAGGAAAACATTCACTTCCATCTGACGAGAAGTGGACCAAACGTAAACTCCAGAATGCGGCCACGAAAGCAACAGCGTTCAGTGGACCAGCCAGGTTAGATGATGATATGAAGTACGACGATTTGCGCAATTTGGAAACGATTTTCAACGATTCTAGTGGAGAGACAGGGCTAGACATGGAGCAGTTTCGAGTTGCAATGAAAAAGACAATGGGATATCACATCAATGATACAGAACTGGATATGATTTTTATGAAAGTTGACACAAATTGTGATGGAACAGTTGATTGGGACGAATATCTTTCGTACATGTTACTGGAATATCAAGAAAAGGAGAACATGGTTATGTTCAACAGCGATCTTCCTTTCCCACAACCGATGCGGAGTAAGTCTAGCAACCATCTAGAATCTATATGTAGAATTGAGCTGCTTCAGTCGTACACTATTCGGAACAATGGTAAGGTAGAGCTAGAAGATTCATCAAGTCGCTATATAACACTTTCAAAAGAAGGTGTTTTAAATCTCTGGAACCTTGAGTGGAATTTGCAGAAAAGCACACTCCTGGACGGCATGAGACACAATCCCAGGGCAGTTTGGTTCACGGATTTAGTATGCATGCCGAATTGCAATACCATTGCGGTTGCTTCAACCGATTACGAAATATCGTTTTACTCTATGACAACAAATATGTTCCAGAAAAAATTCCAGATTAAAGATATGGATTGCTGTGCACTGGCGCTTAGTTATCATTTCGATTATTCCAATGTTCGCAGGAGTATTTTGCTGTGGGGCGACTCAAGTGGAAGTGTATATGTGTTGAGATTTTACGACAACCCCAGTCTTGCACTATTTTCTTCTACCTCTCCAAGTTGTCTCGACAATAAAATATCACTTTCAAGCCTTGTAAAAGGCCACATCCATAATTTGCGAGTAGGAAGATTTCTGAATGTTCACCCTGATTGGATTAGTGAACTACATTACTATGTTAATGCGAAGAGGCAGGAGTTTTTGGTGACATGCTGCAGGTCGCAACGAAACTCCATGGTATTTGCAGAAATTACAGAAAAACTTACTGGAAATGCATTGAAAAAGGTAGAAATGCACAGAAAATCATACTTCAGCGTCCACAATGGAGTATCGTGTGTTGCATACGATCCGGAATGGAATGTCATAGTATCAGGCAGCAGTGACTTCAACGTTCGGGTTTGGAATCCGTACGTCACGAATTCGTCAACTATGATTTTGAAAGGTCATGTAATGCCGGTGCAAAAAGTTTATATCAGAATGTCAGATCATAACATTATTAGCGTGagtaaagataaaaatataaggATATGGGATTCACAAGATTATGCGTGCAAGCAATCGATCCATGGTCATCGTGTAAACTTGGGCCGATTGGACGTTACTGCCCTTCTTTACAATGAAAGAAGAATGGAATTGATTCTTGGTACTAATGCAATTGGAGTTTTTACTGCAAGCTCTTCTTCCTCTAATACCATAAAAAAACGTGGAGACCCCACCAGTCACACGAAACCTATTACAAAAGTTCTGTATAATGCGTTATTCAAACAACTTGTTACAGGGAGTGAAGACTCAATGGTTTCTATTTGGGATTTGAAGACCGGAACAAAAACCATGCAATTTTGTACAGACTTTGGAGTTGAGATCACTGCTATGGCATTCGATCCGACAAAACGACGGTTGATCACTGGATCTCGCAACGGATCTATAAGTTTGTGGAATTTTAATAACGGTGCCCGACTGCGAACTCTAAGAGCATCCGACACTTTAGAAGTGTCTTCTGTTTTGCATGCGAAAAACCGCATAATATCATCGGGCTGGAATAAGAATGTCACAGTTCATCATGATTCATATACAGATGAAAGTTTTAGGCGAATGAGAATGAAACACAAAGATGATGTTTTAAGCATGGATTATCATCGACAGGAAAATATTTTGGGAACTTCGTCTTATGATGGTGAGATTTACATTTGGTCTTTGGATGTAGAATGTGTTCTATTGAAGTTTAATATGCATGTTAGCATATTACCGATTCAGGAAATAAAACACGGAATAGGTTCGAATGCTAAACTGACTCTTCCAGGGAGAGTTTCGTCCTCTACTCAGAACGCTGCACAAAACAATTTCGTTCATTTACCTGTTCACTTACCGTGGGTTGTAGCTGCAAAACAAGAGAGACGTGAAGACAAAACAGAACTCAGAAATAGCGAAGATAGTAAAGATTATGGTTCTCTAAGAAAGTATCCCTCTGATAAggctgtaaataaaattatttttcttcaaaCTCGCCGGAGCACAAATAATGTTGCAGTTCTGTTTGCAGCCACCACATGTTATGTTGTGGCTTGGTCAGTTCACCAGCGCGGAGGAATTCTTGGTTATTTTAATGCTGTTAAACACAGTGGAGAAATGATTTTGGAAATGGAGACTGATGAGGAGAATAAGATTTTAGTTACAGGAGACAGTCGCGGATATATTCGAGTGTGGAAAATTGATAATTACTGCAATGGCCAGGACGTTGTAGAAAGACGTAAACGCATGAAAGTCGGAGGCTTTACAAATTTATTCGAAGGCGTGGACAGCAAACAGGCAGAAGCATACAGAGAACAGCATTCGTACGTTCCAGCAGATTTTCTACCAAAATTGCAAACGTCCTTCAGAGGTCACTGTAAAGCCATCATGTCAATAGCATTTATCACCGACGCAAATCTGATAGCATCAGGAGCGGCAGATTGCTGTGTGCGTCTGTGGACATTATCTGGTCGGTACATTGGAACCTTCGGACAGAAGAACAACTGGCATCTTGAATTTCCTATAAAAGACTCAAAACTTCCTGTCGCGATGCCAAATGACGTCAGAAGGATTGCTTCGCCGACCACATTGTACACAGTCAAAGGTGGTTACCATGTCCAGTGGAAACAGGTCAGACATGCTGTTGGGTTTGTTGGGAAAACGGCaggtattttcaacaaattaaaaagtaaaaatgaacCACCACCGGAAGAAGATGAAATCAAGCGAAGGTTTTCATCTCTGAGTGAAGACTTGGTGAAAGCTGCAAAACCAGGTAAAAGACTGAGTCGACAAGAAAGGCGAGACAGTATAACATTTTGGATGGAGGATAgaccattttctattacaaataCTTTCAAGAAAATTGACGAAGTCGGATGTATGTATGATAGAATCGAAAAGGAAGGAATAACAAGTAAAGTACTCGGCCGAATAAATTATAAACCGAAACAAAGACATAAACAATCAGATATAAACGCAAATATTAAATGGATTGACAAATCTGCGATTGTTTACAGTACATTGCCTTGCTCAGAGTTAGATGAACCTATCCAAGTGACGATTCCcgattattttcagaaaaagatAGGAATGTCAAAAGAAGTTGGTGCACTTTCACGAGTTGCTAATAAGTTGATTGAGCGCAGGAGAGTTATTCATACTTTCACTGGCAAGACTCCATCAACAGGTACTCTGTCAAAACCACCCAAGCATTCTGCACTAGATCTGGAAGATCAACATGAGAACGAGGATACAGCTTCAAATTCAAGAGCTAGCTCCGGATCATCGCAAAAAACAAAACGTGTTAATTTTTCTGAAGATTTTTGA